The Glycine soja cultivar W05 chromosome 8, ASM419377v2, whole genome shotgun sequence genome has a window encoding:
- the LOC114424581 gene encoding truncated transcription factor CAULIFLOWER A-like yields MGRGRVQLKRIENKINRQVTFSKRRAGLLKKAHEISVLCDAEVALIVFSHKGKLFEYATDSCMEKILERYERYAYAERQLVANDSETQGNWTIEYTRLKAKIDLLQRNHRHYMGEDLGSMSLKELQSLEQQLDTALKQIRTRRNQLMYESISELEKKEKVIQEQNNMLAKKIKEKEKVAASQAQWEHPNHGVNASFLLPQPLLNMGGNYHDEAPEVGRHELDLTLEPLYSCHLGCF; encoded by the exons atgggAAGGGGTAGGGTTCAGCTGAAGAGGATAGAGAACAAGATCAATCGGCAAGTAACTTTCTCCAAAAGGAGAGCTGGGTTACTCAAGAAAGCACATGAGATCTCTGTGCTCTGTGATGCTGAGGTCGCTTTGATTGTCTTCTCCCACAAAGGAAAGCTCTTTGAATATGCCACTGATTCTtg CATGGAGAAGATACTGGAACGCTATGAAAGGTACGCATATGCAGAGAGACAACTTGTTGCAAATGATTCCGAGACACAG GGAAATTGGACCATTGAGTATACTAGACTCAAGGCAAAGATTGACCTTTTGCAGAGAAATCATAG gCACTATATGGGAGAAGATTTAGGTTCAATGAGCCTCAAAGAGCTTCAGAGTCTGGAGCAGCAGTTAGATACTGCTCTCAAGCAAATTCGTACCCGcaga AACCAACTCATGTACGAGTCCATTTCGGAGCTTGAGAAGAAG GAGAAAGTGATACAGGAGCAGAATAACATGCTTGCAAAGAAG ATCAAGGAGAAAGAAAAGGTTGCAGCTTCGCAGGCACAATGGGAGCATCCAAACCACGGAGTTAATGCATCTTTCTTGCTACCGCAGCCACTTTTGAACATGGG TGGCAATTACCATGATGAAGCACCAGAAGTAGGGAGGCATGAACTTGACCTGACTCTGGAACCATTATATTCCTGTCACCTTGGATGCTTTTGA